A genomic region of Leptotrichia hofstadii contains the following coding sequences:
- a CDS encoding DKNYY domain-containing protein, which produces MDKKSFEILENDFAKDKNNIYYQGEKIEKIDPKSAKIFGSHFVKDEKIVFDAYEKKELKEVDTKTLKSVGDYYFKDKNNAYFDMKKIDEKVDLETFVYLDFFYAKDKNNLYFYGQKVKGVSPNNFEFWTSLSSVPDNIIKSGNDFYLVYENNSNEKMYAKKMDFTIDKDTFESFSMRVYKDKNNFYYYDETDDIKKGKTLIKFKNEADIKILKFLKEKNGERSNEYIKDEKNVYYVDEENVEIKKIENADYKTFQVIEYLYAKDKNNVYYKGKKLNNINPNHFKIVDNEIKYNNEFYKIDDNMNLIKIERE; this is translated from the coding sequence ATAGATAAAAAATCATTTGAAATATTGGAAAATGATTTTGCAAAAGATAAGAATAATATTTATTATCAAGGGGAAAAGATTGAAAAAATAGATCCTAAAAGTGCTAAAATATTTGGAAGTCATTTTGTGAAGGATGAGAAAATTGTTTTTGATGCTTATGAAAAAAAGGAATTGAAAGAGGTAGATACAAAAACACTTAAATCGGTTGGAGATTATTATTTTAAAGATAAGAACAATGCTTATTTTGATATGAAAAAAATTGATGAAAAAGTTGATTTAGAGACATTTGTTTATTTGGACTTTTTTTATGCTAAAGATAAGAATAATCTGTATTTTTATGGACAAAAAGTGAAAGGTGTAAGTCCGAATAATTTTGAGTTTTGGACTTCGTTAAGCAGTGTTCCTGACAATATCATTAAAAGCGGGAATGATTTTTATCTTGTTTATGAAAATAATTCGAATGAAAAAATGTATGCCAAAAAAATGGATTTCACAATTGACAAGGATACTTTTGAAAGTTTTTCCATGAGAGTTTATAAAGATAAAAATAATTTTTATTATTATGACGAAACTGATGATATAAAAAAAGGAAAAACGCTTATTAAATTTAAAAATGAAGCTGATATAAAAATACTTAAATTTTTGAAAGAAAAAAATGGCGAAAGAAGTAATGAATATATAAAAGATGAAAAGAATGTCTATTATGTGGATGAAGAAAATGTAGAGATAAAAAAGATAGAAAATGCTGATTACAAAACGTTTCAAGTTATTGAATACTTATATGCAAAGGATAAAAACAATGTTTATTATAAAGGGAAAAAGTTAAATAATATTAATCCAAACCATTTTAAAATTGTAGACAATGAGATAAAATATAATAATGAGTTTTATAAAATTGATGACAATATGAATCTCATAAAAATAGAAAGAGAATAA
- a CDS encoding DKNYY domain-containing protein: MKRKNLLKILILFILAGSIANAEYFKENGEIYYKMPYYEIKSKVKDVDIESFEPLKEDRGLIGDYYAKDNKYVYFYGKKLKDVLPEGFETVKENYVKDSKNVYKIEADITDSIPVSSDNKINTKKISLDELDVKTFRALENGKDVTSIDYFVDKNNIYYAYENLEKIQGADKNSFEVLSYYIAKDKNNVYYNGKKMENVDSKSFKNFGDFIGKDKNRVFYITGNEDIKDADAKSFEIMGDTYYFRDKNNIFVIKYSNDFPDGEGFIKLPNIDRNSFITLSEEFGKDKNGIYYIGEKINGINPNNVRVIEEMGQDNYILQSENNYYLTFNSNSDLYDRKNDKIEAKKINNLNIDFSTFKYFGILNYYKDKNSFYYRSDNDLKKIKSGIDVGSADKVLELNDFVKDKNNLYYFSNGKIEKIDLNIDVKSLEFFDDIDSSYSNYIKDRNNVYFVDNKNGKVKIVKNADKNTFQIVNGNYGVDRKNVYYDGEKLDSVGIEGLKIFDDSYLKDNKNVYEIYTTDDGKTKIRAIKNLNIDVASFEDIFKEAFYKDKNSVYYVDMTEDKQELKKLEGADADTFELGIFSKDKNNVYVDKQRLEGVSPKGFEILDNDLNFIKDYKNVFYLDRAEDGITFIPRVQNTEGVDVATLESVGKSFFKDYFKDKNNVYIVASERPVSTDSINTKLNFYKLIGANPKTFELIDNFGRDDKNVYFLDKKLKGIDAKTFEEISFSIVKDKNGLHILLNSDDFGIKTRNLKISGLDLKTFKKLENGYYKDKNNVYYDLDNNLYTIKNADLATFEVLNSPYSSSIYFAKDKNNVYYQNKKINGIVADGFEQIQSNFIKDKNGIYKFEENENEKSLKITPINAKIDFENLKELDWKYFGDDKNIYYFDESDFKKLDRADINSFERIEYTGFFKDKNNVYYDGEKVEGIDMNSIEVINGMCIKDKNSVFYEGKKLRNISPDNFNIFDGGLSYDKILVDKNGIYKFIETEDNKKTIEITRLDSKGIDLETLERITSPMDSSNYFKDKNGVYFIDGNKFVKINGADKDSFRVTMSGKYGKDKNNVYFDGKKMEGKNPVDFEEEMEIKQ; encoded by the coding sequence ATGAAAAGAAAAAATTTATTAAAAATATTAATTTTATTTATCCTAGCAGGAAGCATTGCAAATGCCGAATATTTTAAGGAAAATGGTGAAATTTATTATAAAATGCCATATTATGAGATTAAGTCGAAAGTAAAAGATGTAGATATTGAAAGTTTTGAACCTTTAAAGGAAGATAGAGGGCTTATTGGCGATTATTATGCAAAAGATAATAAATATGTTTATTTTTATGGTAAGAAACTTAAAGATGTTTTGCCTGAAGGATTTGAAACAGTAAAAGAAAATTATGTGAAAGATAGTAAAAATGTATATAAAATTGAAGCTGATATTACAGATAGTATACCAGTATCTTCGGATAATAAAATAAATACGAAAAAAATATCTTTAGATGAACTTGATGTTAAAACTTTTAGAGCTTTAGAAAATGGCAAAGATGTTACGAGCATAGATTATTTTGTTGATAAAAATAATATTTACTATGCCTATGAGAATTTGGAAAAAATACAAGGAGCAGATAAAAATTCTTTTGAGGTTTTGAGTTATTATATCGCAAAAGATAAAAATAATGTTTATTATAACGGTAAAAAGATGGAAAATGTGGATTCTAAGAGTTTTAAAAATTTTGGTGATTTTATAGGAAAAGATAAAAATAGAGTTTTTTACATTACAGGAAATGAGGATATTAAAGATGCTGATGCAAAAAGTTTTGAGATAATGGGAGATACTTATTATTTTAGAGATAAAAATAATATTTTTGTTATTAAATACAGTAATGATTTTCCTGATGGAGAAGGTTTTATAAAATTACCAAATATTGATAGGAACAGCTTTATTACTTTGAGCGAGGAATTTGGAAAAGATAAAAATGGAATTTATTATATTGGTGAAAAAATAAACGGAATTAATCCGAATAATGTTAGAGTTATTGAAGAAATGGGACAGGATAATTATATTCTTCAAAGCGAAAATAATTACTATTTGACATTTAATAGCAATAGCGATTTGTATGACAGAAAAAACGATAAAATTGAAGCAAAAAAAATAAATAATTTGAACATTGATTTTAGTACATTTAAGTATTTTGGAATTTTGAACTACTATAAAGATAAAAACAGTTTTTATTATCGTTCAGATAATGATTTAAAAAAAATCAAAAGCGGAATTGATGTTGGAAGTGCTGATAAAGTGCTTGAATTGAATGATTTTGTAAAAGATAAAAATAATCTTTATTATTTTTCTAATGGAAAAATTGAGAAAATAGATTTGAATATTGATGTAAAAAGTTTAGAATTTTTTGATGACATTGATTCTTCTTATAGCAATTATATAAAAGATAGAAATAACGTATATTTTGTAGATAATAAAAACGGGAAAGTAAAAATAGTAAAAAATGCTGATAAAAATACATTTCAAATTGTAAATGGAAATTATGGGGTAGATAGAAAAAATGTTTATTATGATGGAGAAAAGCTAGATTCTGTTGGTATTGAAGGGCTTAAAATTTTTGATGATAGTTACTTAAAGGATAATAAAAATGTTTATGAGATTTATACGACAGATGATGGAAAAACTAAAATAAGAGCAATAAAAAATTTGAACATTGATGTGGCAAGTTTTGAGGATATTTTTAAAGAAGCATTTTATAAAGATAAAAATTCGGTTTATTATGTCGATATGACTGAAGATAAACAGGAATTAAAAAAACTGGAAGGAGCAGATGCTGATACATTTGAGCTGGGAATTTTTTCAAAAGATAAAAATAACGTATATGTTGATAAACAGAGATTGGAAGGTGTTAGTCCAAAAGGATTTGAAATATTAGACAATGATTTAAATTTTATAAAAGATTATAAAAATGTTTTTTATTTGGATAGAGCAGAGGATGGTATAACTTTCATACCAAGAGTGCAAAATACAGAAGGGGTAGATGTTGCAACTTTAGAATCTGTTGGAAAATCTTTTTTTAAAGATTATTTCAAGGATAAAAATAATGTTTATATTGTAGCAAGTGAAAGACCCGTATCAACTGATTCTATCAATACAAAATTGAATTTTTATAAATTAATCGGTGCAAATCCTAAGACTTTTGAATTGATTGACAATTTTGGAAGAGATGACAAGAATGTCTATTTTCTTGATAAAAAGTTAAAAGGGATTGATGCCAAAACTTTTGAAGAAATAAGTTTTAGTATTGTAAAGGATAAGAATGGTTTACATATTTTGTTAAATTCTGATGATTTTGGAATAAAGACACGAAACTTGAAAATAAGTGGACTTGATTTGAAAACGTTTAAAAAATTGGAGAATGGTTACTATAAAGATAAAAATAATGTTTATTATGATTTGGATAATAACCTTTATACAATAAAAAATGCTGATTTGGCGACATTTGAAGTTTTAAATTCACCTTACAGCAGTTCTATTTACTTTGCAAAGGATAAAAATAATGTTTATTATCAAAATAAAAAAATAAATGGGATTGTCGCTGACGGTTTTGAACAAATACAAAGTAATTTTATAAAAGATAAGAACGGAATTTACAAATTTGAGGAAAATGAAAATGAAAAAAGTTTAAAAATAACTCCAATTAATGCAAAAATCGATTTTGAAAATCTTAAGGAATTAGATTGGAAATATTTTGGCGATGATAAAAATATTTATTATTTTGACGAAAGTGATTTCAAAAAATTAGATAGAGCAGATATAAATTCATTTGAACGAATAGAGTATACTGGATTTTTTAAAGATAAAAATAACGTTTATTATGATGGAGAAAAAGTAGAAGGAATAGATATGAACAGTATCGAAGTAATAAATGGAATGTGTATAAAAGATAAAAATAGTGTCTTTTATGAAGGAAAAAAATTAAGAAATATCAGTCCTGACAATTTTAATATTTTTGATGGTGGATTATCATATGATAAAATTTTAGTTGATAAAAACGGAATTTATAAATTTATTGAAACTGAAGATAACAAAAAAACAATAGAAATAACTCGACTGGATAGTAAGGGCATTGATTTAGAAACTCTTGAAAGAATTACTTCTCCAATGGACAGTTCCAATTATTTCAAAGATAAGAATGGCGTTTATTTTATAGATGGAAATAAATTTGTGAAAATAAATGGAGCGGATAAAGATAGTTTTAGAGTAACAATGAGCGGGAAATATGGGAAAGATAAAAATAACGTTTATTTCGATGGGAAGAAAATGGAAGGGAAAAATCCAGTTGACTTTGAGGAGGAAATGGAGATTAAACAATAG
- a CDS encoding DKNYY domain-containing protein, giving the protein MNIKGHFLKILLLFILVGSVVNAGYFKEKNKIYFIDTVEDSEKKEVVKNIDFRTFKIFEENDNFAKDKDNVYYKNKKLENIDVNSFQIENSFIAKDKDNVFYIANNEIIKIKGFSPEKSKVIVQFYVPTILINKDGIYTFDKYENGEITIKSIKPAGIDMNTLEVVDGENMTMLLYLKDKNNVYFINYKESEQKISDIDVENAEDVGNDNYNIDIEIKKLESADSGSFKIDSIYGKDKNNLYFLNKKITGVNPKTFKVIGSNKLIIKDDKGVYYLGREEVKKIQNADLNTFEEVSKEYYRDKNNVYYYDNYDGDVKRVKGVDAKTFEAIEGYALGRDKNAVYDKGKMIKGLDPVTFEDLNGNFYKDKNGVYYEGMLMKGIDSKSFEPFVNYTHVKDKNGIYSFYQKENEVVVEKVEISPEIDLKTLQPIENYSEYSKDKNNVYYHFKKIEGADIKTFEPEGYSIGKDKMGVYYETRKVNGVDVNSFEVLKNDFFKDKNNVYYKNKKLEIFKPKNFEVIDYSLVKQNEDLYYFTEDENNNTKFVPLESKNVDIDTFQILDEDYAKDKNNTYYKGKIFKEADVKTLDKHYNENDNGYKIRDKKKVYKIKELD; this is encoded by the coding sequence GTGAACATTAAAGGACATTTTTTAAAAATTCTACTTTTGTTTATTTTGGTAGGGAGTGTTGTAAATGCAGGGTATTTTAAAGAGAAAAATAAAATTTATTTTATTGACACAGTGGAAGATTCTGAGAAAAAAGAAGTTGTGAAAAATATTGATTTTAGGACTTTTAAAATTTTTGAAGAGAATGATAATTTTGCGAAAGACAAGGATAATGTTTACTATAAGAATAAAAAGCTGGAAAATATAGATGTGAATTCTTTTCAGATAGAAAATTCTTTTATTGCAAAAGATAAAGATAATGTTTTTTATATTGCAAATAATGAGATTATAAAAATTAAAGGCTTTAGTCCAGAAAAAAGCAAGGTTATTGTTCAGTTTTACGTACCAACTATACTAATTAATAAAGATGGTATTTATACTTTTGATAAATATGAAAATGGAGAAATTACGATAAAGTCAATAAAACCTGCGGGAATAGATATGAATACTCTAGAAGTCGTGGACGGAGAAAACATGACGATGCTTTTGTACTTAAAAGATAAAAATAACGTTTATTTTATTAATTATAAAGAAAGTGAACAGAAAATTTCAGATATTGATGTAGAAAATGCAGAGGATGTGGGAAATGATAACTATAATATCGATATTGAAATAAAAAAATTAGAGAGTGCAGATAGCGGCAGTTTTAAAATAGATTCTATATACGGGAAAGATAAAAATAACTTATACTTTTTAAATAAAAAAATAACAGGTGTAAATCCTAAAACTTTTAAAGTTATTGGCTCAAATAAACTTATTATCAAAGATGATAAAGGGGTTTATTATCTTGGAAGAGAAGAAGTGAAAAAAATCCAAAATGCTGATTTAAATACTTTTGAAGAAGTATCGAAAGAATATTATCGAGATAAAAATAATGTTTATTATTATGATAATTATGATGGCGATGTAAAAAGAGTTAAAGGAGTAGATGCAAAAACTTTTGAAGCAATAGAAGGCTATGCATTGGGAAGAGATAAAAATGCTGTTTATGACAAAGGGAAGATGATAAAGGGCTTAGACCCTGTGACATTTGAAGATTTAAACGGAAATTTTTACAAAGATAAGAATGGAGTTTACTACGAAGGAATGTTAATGAAAGGAATTGATTCAAAATCTTTTGAGCCATTCGTAAATTATACACATGTAAAAGATAAAAATGGAATATATTCCTTTTATCAAAAAGAAAATGAAGTTGTTGTTGAAAAAGTTGAAATTTCTCCAGAAATTGATTTAAAAACTTTACAACCTATCGAAAATTATTCTGAATATTCAAAAGATAAAAATAACGTTTATTATCATTTCAAAAAAATAGAAGGTGCTGATATAAAAACTTTTGAACCTGAAGGGTATTCTATTGGAAAAGATAAAATGGGAGTATATTATGAAACTCGTAAAGTAAATGGAGTGGATGTAAATAGCTTTGAAGTTTTGAAAAATGATTTTTTTAAGGATAAAAATAATGTTTATTATAAAAATAAAAAGTTAGAAATATTCAAACCTAAAAACTTTGAAGTAATAGACTATTCTTTAGTAAAGCAAAATGAAGATTTGTACTATTTTACTGAAGATGAAAATAATAACACAAAATTTGTTCCATTAGAAAGTAAAAATGTCGATATTGATACTTTTCAAATTCTTGATGAAGATTATGCAAAAGATAAGAATAATACCTATTACAAAGGTAAAATTTTTAAGGAAGCAGACGTAAAAACTCTTGATAAACATTATAATGAAAATGATAACGGGTACAAAATAAGGGATAAGAAGAAAGTGTATAAAATAAAAGAATTAGACTAA
- a CDS encoding LacI family DNA-binding transcriptional regulator → MKIEEIAKLSGFSKSTVSRVISNNGYVSKETKEKILKIIEEVNYIPNGIARSLSSNKSNTVAVIIPDIQNSYFGDIIKGISNIMDKNNLHMLVYSTDENIKKEKKVFQNVIEQRPSGIILSISLQYHKKKDIKVLLDSGIPFVLFDRQIFDETFTGVFFDDIKGGYLATEALINSGHENIAIITGPFSTTNGLNRLEGYKKAMLEKNKKISEENIYEGNFHFDSGYENTKKILEKNKKTTAIFICNNEMTLGALQAIREKNLKIPDDIAIVSYDNHKYFEILGINISAINRDIEETGMEIAKLLLEEMKNSSRSKKIVIVSPTLILRNSEKLVKIKD, encoded by the coding sequence ATGAAAATAGAAGAAATAGCTAAATTATCAGGATTTTCAAAATCAACAGTATCTCGTGTGATTTCAAATAATGGTTATGTTAGTAAAGAAACAAAAGAAAAAATATTAAAAATTATTGAAGAGGTAAATTATATACCAAATGGAATCGCCCGTTCCTTATCTAGCAATAAGTCAAATACAGTAGCTGTAATTATACCAGATATTCAAAATTCATATTTTGGAGATATAATAAAGGGAATTTCTAACATAATGGATAAAAATAATTTACATATGCTTGTTTACAGTACTGATGAAAATATAAAAAAAGAAAAAAAAGTATTTCAAAATGTAATTGAACAAAGACCAAGTGGTATTATCCTTTCGATATCTCTTCAGTATCACAAAAAAAAGGATATAAAAGTATTGCTTGATTCAGGTATTCCTTTTGTTTTATTCGACAGACAAATTTTTGATGAAACTTTCACGGGAGTATTTTTTGATGATATAAAAGGTGGTTATTTAGCAACAGAAGCATTGATTAATTCAGGACATGAAAATATTGCGATAATTACAGGCCCTTTTTCTACAACAAATGGATTAAATAGGTTAGAAGGATACAAAAAAGCAATGTTGGAAAAAAACAAAAAAATATCTGAAGAAAATATATATGAAGGGAATTTTCACTTTGATAGCGGATATGAAAACACAAAAAAAATTCTTGAAAAAAATAAGAAAACAACTGCAATCTTTATATGCAATAATGAAATGACTTTAGGAGCATTACAGGCAATAAGAGAAAAAAATCTAAAAATACCCGATGATATAGCGATAGTATCCTATGACAATCATAAATATTTTGAAATATTAGGAATAAATATAAGTGCAATAAATAGAGACATAGAAGAAACAGGAATGGAAATAGCGAAACTTTTACTTGAAGAGATGAAAAATAGTAGCAGAAGTAAGAAAATAGTTATCGTTTCTCCTACCTTAATTCTCAGAAATTCCGAAAAATTAGTAAAAATTAAAGATTAA
- a CDS encoding RbsD/FucU family protein, with translation MLKNIPKNLSPELLKILCEMGHGDEIVIGDGNFPVASHAQRLVRSDASGVAELLESILEIFPLDTYVESAVSLMKTGNEYVGEPEVWSVYRKTLEKHEEFKDFEFVERFEFYERAKKAYAIIATSEEAIYANVILKKGIIK, from the coding sequence ATGCTTAAAAATATACCTAAAAATTTAAGTCCAGAATTACTGAAAATATTATGTGAAATGGGACACGGAGATGAAATTGTGATAGGAGATGGAAACTTTCCCGTTGCAAGTCATGCACAAAGACTTGTCAGATCAGATGCAAGCGGTGTAGCAGAGCTTCTAGAATCAATACTAGAAATATTCCCCCTTGATACGTATGTAGAAAGTGCAGTTTCATTAATGAAAACAGGAAACGAGTATGTAGGAGAACCTGAAGTATGGAGTGTTTATAGAAAAACTTTAGAAAAACATGAAGAATTTAAAGACTTTGAATTTGTAGAAAGATTTGAATTTTATGAAAGAGCAAAAAAGGCATACGCCATAATTGCTACATCTGAAGAAGCTATCTATGCAAATGTTATTTTAAAGAAAGGAATTATAAAATAA
- a CDS encoding L-fucose isomerase: MNRLRGELPKVGIRPVIDGRRNGVRESLEEKTMGMAQKLAELISSTLRHPSGEAVECVISDTTIGGFSEAAKCNQKFKDQNVGLSITVTPCWCYGSETIDMTPDIPKAIWGFNGTERPGAVYLAAALAGHAQLGFPAFGIYGHDVQDLSDDSIPDDVKEKLLKFTKAGLAVATMKDKSYLSVGGVSMGIAGSMVNNEFLLDYLGIRPEFKDMSEITRRIQNEIYDKEEYEKALKWVKEHCKEGLDINKVSRTEEVKNKEWETVVKMTLIIRDMMIGNPKLAEMGFVEESEGNNAIVSGFQGQRQWTDFMPNGDFSEAILNSSFDWNGIRQAFTVATENDALNGISMLFGHLLTGTAQIFADVRTYWSPEAVERVTGKKLTGKAENGIIHLINSGSATLDATGDQIRDGKRVMKPYWEVTEEEVNNALKSTSWPAADYDYFRGGGFSSCFLTKGEMPVTMCRINLVKGQGPVLQIAEGYAIDIDKDIHESLDSRTNPTWPTTWFAPILTGKGAFKDVYSVMNNWGANHGAISYGHIGDELITLASMLRIPVCMHNVNPDRIFRPKVWASFGDMNEEGADYRACENFGPIYKKIGK, from the coding sequence ATGAACAGATTAAGAGGAGAACTTCCTAAAGTAGGAATTCGACCTGTCATTGATGGAAGAAGAAATGGAGTTAGAGAATCTTTAGAAGAAAAAACAATGGGGATGGCACAAAAACTTGCAGAGCTAATTTCTTCCACATTAAGACATCCTAGTGGAGAAGCAGTAGAATGTGTGATTTCTGATACAACAATTGGAGGATTTTCTGAAGCGGCAAAATGTAATCAGAAATTTAAAGATCAGAATGTAGGATTGTCAATAACTGTAACACCTTGCTGGTGCTATGGAAGTGAAACAATTGATATGACACCTGACATTCCAAAAGCAATCTGGGGATTTAATGGAACAGAAAGACCAGGAGCTGTTTATCTTGCAGCGGCATTGGCAGGACATGCACAGCTAGGATTTCCTGCATTCGGAATTTATGGACATGATGTACAGGATTTATCTGATGATTCCATTCCTGATGATGTAAAAGAAAAACTACTGAAATTCACAAAAGCTGGATTAGCTGTTGCAACAATGAAGGACAAATCTTATTTATCTGTGGGTGGAGTTTCCATGGGTATAGCAGGATCTATGGTCAACAACGAATTCCTTCTAGATTATTTGGGAATTCGTCCTGAATTTAAAGATATGAGTGAAATTACTAGAAGAATACAAAATGAGATTTACGATAAGGAAGAATATGAAAAAGCATTGAAATGGGTCAAAGAACATTGTAAAGAAGGATTAGATATAAATAAAGTTTCTAGAACAGAGGAAGTTAAAAATAAAGAATGGGAAACAGTTGTGAAAATGACTCTTATAATAAGAGACATGATGATTGGAAATCCTAAATTAGCTGAAATGGGATTTGTTGAAGAATCTGAAGGAAATAATGCAATAGTGTCAGGTTTCCAAGGACAAAGACAATGGACAGATTTTATGCCTAATGGTGACTTTTCTGAGGCTATATTAAATTCATCTTTTGACTGGAATGGAATAAGACAGGCTTTTACAGTTGCAACTGAAAATGATGCTTTAAATGGAATATCTATGCTGTTTGGACATCTTTTGACTGGAACTGCGCAAATATTTGCAGATGTTAGAACTTACTGGAGTCCAGAAGCTGTAGAAAGAGTTACAGGTAAAAAATTGACAGGAAAAGCTGAAAATGGAATAATCCACTTAATTAACTCAGGATCAGCTACGTTAGATGCAACTGGAGATCAAATAAGAGACGGTAAACGAGTTATGAAACCATACTGGGAAGTTACAGAAGAAGAAGTTAACAATGCCTTAAAATCTACAAGCTGGCCTGCAGCAGATTATGATTATTTCAGAGGTGGAGGATTCTCTTCATGTTTCCTTACAAAAGGGGAAATGCCTGTTACAATGTGCAGAATAAATCTTGTTAAAGGGCAAGGGCCTGTACTTCAAATTGCTGAAGGATATGCAATTGACATAGACAAAGATATTCATGAATCACTTGACAGCAGAACAAATCCAACTTGGCCTACAACTTGGTTTGCACCTATACTTACTGGTAAAGGAGCATTTAAAGATGTTTATTCTGTAATGAATAACTGGGGAGCAAATCATGGAGCAATATCTTATGGACATATAGGTGATGAACTTATAACATTAGCATCTATGCTTAGAATTCCAGTATGTATGCACAATGTAAATCCTGACAGAATATTCCGTCCTAAAGTTTGGGCAAGTTTTGGAGACATGAATGAAGAAGGTGCTGATTACAGAGCGTGTGAAAATTTTGGACCAATTTATAAAAAAATAGGTAAATAG
- a CDS encoding ABC transporter substrate-binding protein, with amino-acid sequence MKKLLLFLVVFAAVLSCGKSEDKKDAGAGKSANSGDKIKIELVSKGYQHEFWRSVEAGAKKAGEELGVEVNFIGPEKETEIGKQVGMVENAINKKVSALGIAALDPDALAVVAKKAMDAKIPVVTFDSNVKGDITSSFIATDNKVAGAMAGEQLAKLINGKGKVAIVSHNPGTTTAIEREAGFREALAKYPDIKILNTQFSDGDKSKALAITLDIINANPDIAGIYGTNEPSIFGIAKGVEEKGLTGKVVLVGIDSSEDLAKFLEKGVISGLVIQDPYNMGYQTVQQLYKLSKGEKVEKRIDTGAILVTKENINNPDITKKMFPFGRK; translated from the coding sequence ATGAAAAAGTTATTATTATTTTTAGTAGTATTTGCAGCGGTTCTTAGCTGTGGAAAAAGTGAAGACAAAAAAGATGCTGGAGCAGGAAAATCAGCAAATTCTGGAGACAAAATTAAAATTGAATTGGTAAGTAAAGGTTACCAGCATGAATTTTGGAGATCAGTAGAAGCAGGAGCTAAAAAAGCTGGAGAAGAATTAGGAGTAGAAGTAAACTTTATTGGGCCTGAAAAAGAAACTGAAATCGGTAAACAAGTAGGTATGGTTGAAAACGCAATTAACAAAAAAGTATCTGCATTAGGAATTGCAGCTCTTGACCCGGACGCATTGGCAGTAGTAGCGAAAAAAGCTATGGATGCAAAAATACCAGTTGTAACATTTGATTCAAATGTAAAAGGTGACATTACATCAAGTTTTATTGCGACAGATAATAAAGTTGCAGGAGCAATGGCTGGAGAACAACTAGCAAAACTTATAAACGGAAAAGGTAAAGTGGCAATAGTATCTCATAACCCTGGAACAACAACAGCTATAGAAAGAGAAGCTGGATTTAGGGAAGCGTTGGCAAAATATCCAGATATTAAAATATTAAATACACAATTTAGTGATGGAGATAAATCAAAAGCATTGGCAATAACTCTTGATATTATCAATGCAAATCCAGATATTGCAGGAATTTATGGAACAAATGAACCTTCTATTTTCGGTATTGCTAAAGGAGTAGAAGAAAAAGGGTTAACTGGTAAAGTAGTTCTAGTAGGAATAGATTCATCTGAAGATTTAGCTAAATTCCTTGAAAAAGGTGTTATTTCAGGATTAGTTATACAAGATCCTTACAATATGGGATATCAAACAGTACAACAATTATATAAACTTTCAAAAGGTGAAAAAGTTGAAAAAAGAATAGACACAGGAGCAATTCTTGTAACTAAAGAAAATATAAACAATCCAGATATTACTAAAAAGATGTTTCCTTTTGGAAGAAAATAA